CATGCGCTTCTGCCGCTCCCACGCCTCGCCGAGGGCCTGCGCGTCGAGCGGGCGGATCTCGGCGAGGGTCTCGCTGAGCAGGTCGTGCGGCTCGGCGCCGGGCAGCGCGCGCCGGCCGTACACCTCGTCGTGCACGACCCAGGACAGCGGGCGGCGGCGCGACCAGCCGTTCTGGGCCAGCTCCGGCTCGTCGGGGAACGCGTCGACGTAGCCGACGCAGAGGTAGGCGACGATGTCGAGGTGCTCGGGCAGGTCGAGGACGCGCGAGAGTTCGCGCTCGTCGAAGAAGCTGACCCAGCCGACGCCGAGGCCCTCGGCACGGGCCGCGAGCCACAGGTTCTCCACCGCGAGCGCGGAGGAGTAGGGCGCCATCTGCGGCACGCCCATGCGGCCGAGGGTGTGCCGGCCGCCGCGCGTGGGGTCGGCCGTGACCACGATGTTGACCGGGGTGTCGAGGATGGCCTCGATCTTCAGTTCCTTGAAGTGCTTGGCCCGGCCCTTGGGCAGCGACTTGGCGTACGCCGCGCGCTGCTTCACGGCGACCTCGTGGACGGCCTCCCGGGTCTCGGCGGAGCGGACGACGACGAAGTCCCACGGCTGGGAAAGACCCACGCTCGGCGCGGTGTGCGCGGCTTCGAGGACGCGGAGCAGCACGTCGTTGGGGATCGGGTCGAGCCGGAAGCCGTTGCGGATGTCGCGGCGTTCGCGCATCAGGCGGTGCACGGCGGCGCGCTCGGACTCCGGGTAGCCGGGGGCGGGCGGGCCGGCGGCGCCGGCCGCGGGCCGCGCCTGCTCCTGCGGCTCCTCGGCCTCGGCAGCGGGTTCGGGGGCCGGGCGTGGGCCCGGCACGGCCGGGGCCTGAGGCGGTGCGGCGGGCGGCTCCTCGGCCGGGGCGGGCGCCTGCGCGACGGCGGGCTCGGCAGCGACGGCAGGCCCCTGCGCCGCGGCCGGCTGCTCCCCCGGCGCGGCCACCGGCTCCGCCGATGCCTCGGGCTGCTCGCCCGCCTGCCGCACGGGGACTTCGGGGACCGGCGGCGGGACGGGCCCGGCGGGCGGCTCAGCGGCGGCGGGCGGCTCCTCGGCCGGGGCGGGCGGCTCCTCGGCCGGGGCGGGCGCCTGCGCGACGACGGGCTCGGCAGCGACGGCAGGCTCCTCCGCCGCGGCCGGCTGCTCCGCCGGAACGGCCACCGGCTCCGCCGATGCCTCGGGCTGCTCGGCGGCGGCCGGCTCCGCCGGAACGGCGGGAGCGGCGCCGGGCTCCCCGCCGCCCTGGCCCGCCGGGTCCGCCGGTCCCGGCACGGCGGCCGGCTCCGGCTCCCCCGCGGCGGGGACGCCGGCCGGCGGCGCCGCGGACGCGTCGGGTACGGCGGCGGGCGCCGGGACCGGCTCCCAGGCGCCGGGCGGTTCGGGCAGGGGCGCGGGCGCCGGAGGAACGGGCGCCGCGGCCACGGGTCCTGGCGCCTCGGCCGCGGGCTCGGGCACCAGGTCCTGGCCGGGCCCGGCCTGCCGCGGCACGGCGGGCGACGGCGGACCGGCCGGGGCGGCCGGGGCGGCCGGGGCGGCCGGCGGCGGCACGGTCTCGGCCGCGGGCACGTCGAGGTACTCGGGCTCGGTGGGGTGCGGGCCGCGGGGCGCCGGGGGCGCGGGCCTGTGGGTGACCGCGGGAGCGGGCTCCGGCTGCGGCGCGGCGGCGGGCGCCGGGGCCGAGGGCCTCGGCGCCGCGGTGGCGGCCTCGCCCCAGGCGACGTTCGCTCCCGGCATCAGCAGTTCTTCCTCGTCGAGGTCGCCGTCCCCCGCGTCGTCAGGCGCGGCGGGGAACGGGTAGGCCGCGGGAACCGGCCCGCCCGGCTGCGCGAGCTGGTCCGGCCCCACTCCCGCGTGCTCCGGCTGTCCCTCTTCCGGGACCCGGCCGGCGTCCGTCATGCGTGCACCTCGCCCATCGCACAAGCTCCTTCCGACCCCGGACATTGACGGACGAAACATCAAGTCCGGCCGACGGCACAACGGTCAGTCAGCCTACCCGGGATACGGCGGCTCCCCGCTCACGGGTGCACGAGTGATCCCGAGAGGTCCGGCTTCGTCACCTGGGGGCGGGCAGACGGCGCGCGACGAGGAGGAAGACCACCACGCGCCCGCGTTCCGACCAGTCCGCGGTGGAGAGTTCGACGGACTGCACCAGGGTGCACTCGACGTCGTAGCCGGCCGCGATCAGCACGCGCCCCGCCGCCTCCGCCTGATCCCGGGTCATGGCGTGCGTCACGATGCGCTGGGCCCTGCGGTCGGCGCACGCGGCCAGGGTCCGCGCGCCGCCGCCGCCGACGCGGATCACGTCGGGCTCCGGCAGGTCTTCGAGGGCCTGC
Above is a genomic segment from Streptomyces marincola containing:
- the cobT gene encoding nicotinate-nucleotide--dimethylbenzimidazole phosphoribosyltransferase; translated protein: MTDAGRVPEEGQPEHAGVGPDQLAQPGGPVPAAYPFPAAPDDAGDGDLDEEELLMPGANVAWGEAATAAPRPSAPAPAAAPQPEPAPAVTHRPAPPAPRGPHPTEPEYLDVPAAETVPPPAAPAAPAAPAGPPSPAVPRQAGPGQDLVPEPAAEAPGPVAAAPVPPAPAPLPEPPGAWEPVPAPAAVPDASAAPPAGVPAAGEPEPAAVPGPADPAGQGGGEPGAAPAVPAEPAAAEQPEASAEPVAVPAEQPAAAEEPAVAAEPVVAQAPAPAEEPPAPAEEPPAAAEPPAGPVPPPVPEVPVRQAGEQPEASAEPVAAPGEQPAAAQGPAVAAEPAVAQAPAPAEEPPAAPPQAPAVPGPRPAPEPAAEAEEPQEQARPAAGAAGPPAPGYPESERAAVHRLMRERRDIRNGFRLDPIPNDVLLRVLEAAHTAPSVGLSQPWDFVVVRSAETREAVHEVAVKQRAAYAKSLPKGRAKHFKELKIEAILDTPVNIVVTADPTRGGRHTLGRMGVPQMAPYSSALAVENLWLAARAEGLGVGWVSFFDERELSRVLDLPEHLDIVAYLCVGYVDAFPDEPELAQNGWSRRRPLSWVVHDEVYGRRALPGAEPHDLLSETLAEIRPLDAQALGEAWERQKRMTKPSGALGALEVLAAQLCGLSRSCPPPVPEPAAVAVFAGDHGVHAQGVTPWPQEVTGQMVANFLGGGAVCNAFAAQVGAEVCVVDVGVRSELPTATGLLPRKVRAGTGDITVGPAMTREEALRAVEVGIETARDLVAAGNRALLTGEMGIANTTVSAALVAAFTDADPADVTGRGTGIDDETHARKVDVVRRALAFHEPEATDPLGVLAAVGGLEHAALTGFILGGASLRVPVILDGVTAGAAALAARAIAPEAVSVCIAGHRSAEPGHQAALMALGLRPLVDLDLRLGEGTGALLALPVVQSAARAVREVATFDAAGVTDKN